A window from Pongo abelii isolate AG06213 chromosome 6, NHGRI_mPonAbe1-v2.0_pri, whole genome shotgun sequence encodes these proteins:
- the TRA2A gene encoding transformer-2 protein homolog alpha isoform X2 has translation MSNRRRHTGSRANPDPNTCLGVFGLSLYTTERDLREVFSRYGPLSGVNVVYDQRTGRSRGFAFVYFERIDDSKEAMERANGMELDGRRIRVDYSITKRAHTPTPGIYMGRPTHSGGGGGGGGGGGGGGGGRRRDSYYDRGYDRGYDRYEDYDYRYRRRSPSPYYSRYRSRSRSRSYSPRRY, from the exons ATGTCTAACCGGAGAAGACATACTGGCAGCAGG GCAAATCCAGATCCCAACACTTGCCTTGGAGTGTTTGGCCTCAGTTTGTACACAACAGAGAGAGATCTTCGTGAAGTATTTTCTCGATATGGACCATTGAGTGGTGTCAATGTGGTTTATGATCAGCGAACTGGGCGATCTCGAGGATTTGCTTTTGTGTATTTTGAGAGAATAGATGACTCAAAGGAG GCTATGGAAAGGGCAAATGGAATGGAGCTGGATGGTAGAAGAATTCGGGTGGATTATTCTATCACCAAGAGAGCGCACACACCAACACCAGGCATCTACATGGGCAGACCAACTCA tagtggtggtggtggtggaggcggcggcggcggtggaggtggaggtggtggcagACGTCGAGATTCTTACTATGATAGAGGATATGATCGTGGGTATGACAGATATGAAGACTATGATTACCGGTACAG AAGACGATCACCTTCTCCTTATTATAGTCGATATAGATCACGATCAAGATCTCGTTCCTACAGCCCAA gaCGCTATTGA
- the TRA2A gene encoding transformer-2 protein homolog alpha isoform X1: MSDVEENNFEGRESRSQSKSPTGTPARVKSESRSGSRSPSRVSKHSESHSRSRSKSRSRSRRHSHRRYTRSRSHSHSHRRRSRSRSYTPEYRRRRSRSHSPMSNRRRHTGSRANPDPNTCLGVFGLSLYTTERDLREVFSRYGPLSGVNVVYDQRTGRSRGFAFVYFERIDDSKEAMERANGMELDGRRIRVDYSITKRAHTPTPGIYMGRPTHSGGGGGGGGGGGGGGGGRRRDSYYDRGYDRGYDRYEDYDYRYRRRSPSPYYSRYRSRSRSRSYSPRRY, from the exons ATGAGTGATGTAGAGGAGAACAACTTCGAGGGCAGA GAGTCTCGCTCTCAGTCAAAATCTCCAACGGGAACTCCTGCTCGTGTAAAATCGGAGAGCAGGTCAGGATCTCGTAGTCCGTCAAGGGTTTCCAAACACTCTGAATCCCATTCTCGATCAAGATCAAAATCCAG GTCGAGGTCAAGGAGACATTCTCATAGACGTTACACTCGATCCAGATCCCACTCTCACTCTCATAGGAGACGATCTCGAAGTAGATCATATACACCAGAATACCGGCGGCGAAGGAGCCGAAGCCATTCTCCAATGTCTAACCGGAGAAGACATACTGGCAGCAGG GCAAATCCAGATCCCAACACTTGCCTTGGAGTGTTTGGCCTCAGTTTGTACACAACAGAGAGAGATCTTCGTGAAGTATTTTCTCGATATGGACCATTGAGTGGTGTCAATGTGGTTTATGATCAGCGAACTGGGCGATCTCGAGGATTTGCTTTTGTGTATTTTGAGAGAATAGATGACTCAAAGGAG GCTATGGAAAGGGCAAATGGAATGGAGCTGGATGGTAGAAGAATTCGGGTGGATTATTCTATCACCAAGAGAGCGCACACACCAACACCAGGCATCTACATGGGCAGACCAACTCA tagtggtggtggtggtggaggcggcggcggcggtggaggtggaggtggtggcagACGTCGAGATTCTTACTATGATAGAGGATATGATCGTGGGTATGACAGATATGAAGACTATGATTACCGGTACAG AAGACGATCACCTTCTCCTTATTATAGTCGATATAGATCACGATCAAGATCTCGTTCCTACAGCCCAA gaCGCTATTGA